In Microbacterium laevaniformans, a single window of DNA contains:
- the rpsB gene encoding 30S ribosomal protein S2, with amino-acid sequence MAVVTIRQLLDSGVHFGHQTRRWNPKVKRFILTERSGIHIIDLQQSLGYIDKAYEYVRETVAHGGTILFVGTKKQAQEVIAEQATRVGQPYVNQRWLGGLLTNFSTVSKRLARMKELEELNFENPADSGFTKKELLLKKRELDKLHKSLGGIRNLTKTPSAIWIVDAKREHLAVSEAQKLGIPVIGILDTNADPDEFQFPIPGNDDAIRSVGLLTRIIADAAAEGLIQRHQPTDESADAEPLADWERELLETPVVTDVAEVETIATESAADVAGAEAKAEGDAAATAAE; translated from the coding sequence ATGGCCGTCGTCACCATTCGCCAGCTGCTCGACAGCGGCGTCCACTTCGGACACCAGACCCGCCGGTGGAACCCGAAGGTCAAGCGCTTCATTCTGACGGAGCGCTCCGGCATCCACATCATCGACCTGCAGCAGTCGCTGGGGTACATCGACAAGGCGTACGAGTACGTCCGCGAGACGGTCGCGCACGGCGGCACCATCCTGTTCGTCGGCACCAAGAAGCAGGCGCAGGAAGTCATCGCCGAGCAGGCGACGCGCGTCGGCCAGCCATACGTCAACCAGCGCTGGCTCGGTGGCCTCCTGACCAACTTCTCGACGGTCAGCAAGCGCCTCGCCCGCATGAAGGAGCTCGAGGAGCTCAACTTCGAGAACCCCGCCGACAGCGGCTTCACGAAGAAGGAGCTCCTGCTGAAGAAGCGCGAGCTCGACAAGCTGCACAAGTCGCTCGGCGGTATCCGCAACCTCACCAAGACGCCCTCGGCGATCTGGATCGTCGACGCCAAGCGCGAGCACCTCGCCGTCAGCGAGGCGCAGAAGCTCGGCATCCCCGTGATCGGCATCCTCGACACGAACGCCGACCCCGACGAGTTCCAGTTCCCGATCCCGGGCAACGACGACGCGATCCGCTCGGTGGGCCTGCTCACGCGCATCATCGCCGACGCCGCCGCGGAGGGCCTCATCCAGCGTCACCAGCCGACCGACGAGTCCGCCGACGCCGAGCCCCTCGCCGACTGGGAGCGCGAGCTGCTCGAGACGCCCGTCGTCACCGACGTCGCCGAGGTCGAGACCATCGCCACCGAGTCGGCCGCCGATGTCGCGGGCGCCGAGGCCAAGGCCGAGGGCGACGCCGCAGCGACCGCTGCCGAGTAA
- a CDS encoding YraN family protein, whose translation MAAKDERGRSGEQRAAQYLSEAGYTVLARNWRCAFGEIDIVALRGEEVVIVEVKSRRSDAYGHPFEAVDAQKRARLWRLSTTWAAAHPAAARGRRLRVDIIGVTGRDTATARIEHLEDVR comes from the coding sequence ATGGCAGCCAAGGACGAGCGTGGACGGTCGGGGGAGCAGAGAGCGGCGCAGTATCTGAGCGAGGCGGGGTACACGGTCCTCGCCCGCAACTGGCGTTGCGCGTTCGGAGAGATCGACATCGTCGCCCTGCGCGGCGAGGAGGTCGTCATCGTCGAGGTGAAGTCTCGACGTTCCGACGCGTACGGCCACCCGTTCGAGGCCGTCGATGCGCAAAAGCGCGCCCGTCTGTGGCGTCTGTCCACGACGTGGGCGGCGGCGCACCCCGCCGCCGCCCGTGGTCGCCGCCTCCGCGTCGACATCATCGGTGTCACGGGCCGCGACACCGCGACGGCGCGCATCGAGCACCTCGAGGATGTGCGATGA
- the trmD gene encoding tRNA (guanosine(37)-N1)-methyltransferase TrmD, with product MRIDVVTIFPAFFDVLEVSLLGRARDAGILDVRVHDLRDFTHDRHRTVDDTPYGGGAGMVMKPEPWGQALDAIAADATEPIRFVFPSPAGAVFTQAAARSWAASGEHLVFGCGRYEGIDERVFSYAATLGEVSLTSIGDYVLNGGEVAAMAMIEAVGRLIPGVVGNPESLIEESHEDGLLEYPSFTKPAAWRGYDVPDVLLSGHHGRVADWRREQQIERTRARRPDLLPD from the coding sequence GTGCGGATCGACGTCGTCACGATCTTTCCCGCATTCTTCGACGTCCTGGAGGTCTCGCTTCTCGGGCGCGCCCGCGATGCGGGCATCCTCGACGTGCGTGTCCACGACCTGCGGGACTTCACGCATGACCGCCATCGCACGGTCGACGACACACCGTACGGCGGGGGCGCGGGCATGGTGATGAAGCCCGAGCCTTGGGGGCAGGCGCTGGACGCCATCGCCGCAGACGCCACCGAGCCGATTCGGTTCGTCTTTCCCTCGCCCGCGGGTGCGGTCTTCACACAGGCGGCGGCGCGCTCCTGGGCGGCCAGCGGAGAGCATCTCGTCTTCGGATGCGGCCGCTACGAAGGCATCGACGAGCGGGTGTTCTCGTACGCGGCGACTCTGGGCGAGGTCAGTCTGACCAGCATCGGAGACTACGTCCTCAACGGCGGCGAGGTGGCGGCGATGGCGATGATCGAGGCCGTCGGCCGCCTGATTCCCGGCGTCGTCGGCAATCCCGAGAGCCTCATCGAGGAGTCCCACGAAGACGGCCTGCTGGAGTACCCCTCCTTCACGAAGCCCGCGGCGTGGCGCGGGTACGACGTTCCGGACGTGTTGCTCTCGGGCCATCACGGCCGTGTCGCCGACTGGCGCCGAGAGCAGCAGATCGAGCGCACCCGCGCGAGACGGCCGGATCTTCTCCCGGACTGA
- the lepB gene encoding signal peptidase I yields the protein MSSDNTTAPDTVLPSRQRRRRGVWLLLRDVLVIVVIAVVVSFVIKTFLVRSFYIPSGSMEQTLLIKDRILVDELTPRFGGYQRGDVVVFRDPGGWLPPAPATPAQPPLAQAADWLLSLVGITASDSDEHLIKRIIGVGGDHVVCCNAIGQVTVNGTPIDETPYLNLAPGQSAPQPVPFDVVVPQNSLWVMGDNRDHSRDSRYNMDQPNKGFVPLGNVVGRAFLITWPFDRFGTIDGHHAVFAGVPAPGAG from the coding sequence ATGAGCTCGGACAACACAACGGCCCCGGATACGGTGCTTCCCTCCCGTCAGCGCCGACGCCGCGGCGTCTGGCTGCTTCTGCGCGACGTGCTGGTGATCGTGGTGATCGCGGTGGTCGTCTCGTTCGTCATCAAGACCTTCCTGGTGCGCTCCTTCTACATTCCGTCGGGCTCGATGGAACAGACGCTGCTCATCAAGGACAGGATCCTCGTCGACGAGCTCACGCCGCGTTTCGGGGGGTACCAGCGCGGTGACGTCGTCGTCTTCCGCGATCCCGGCGGATGGCTGCCGCCGGCGCCGGCGACCCCCGCCCAGCCGCCCCTGGCGCAGGCCGCCGATTGGCTGCTTTCACTCGTCGGCATCACCGCCTCGGATAGCGATGAGCACCTCATCAAGCGGATCATCGGCGTGGGCGGCGATCACGTCGTCTGCTGCAACGCGATCGGTCAGGTCACGGTCAACGGGACACCGATCGATGAGACCCCCTACCTGAATCTGGCTCCCGGCCAGAGCGCGCCGCAGCCGGTACCGTTCGATGTCGTCGTACCGCAGAACTCGCTCTGGGTGATGGGCGACAACCGCGACCACTCCCGCGACTCGCGCTACAACATGGATCAGCCCAACAAGGGGTTCGTGCCGTTGGGCAACGTCGTCGGGCGCGCTTTTCTCATCACGTGGCCGTTCGACCGCTTCGGCACCATCGACGGGCACCATGCCGTCTTCGCGGGGGTGCCGGCCCCCGGCGCCGGATGA
- the rplS gene encoding 50S ribosomal protein L19, which produces MQILDAVDAASLRSDIPVFAPGDTVKVHVNITEGNRSRIQVFQGVVIGRSGDGVRETFTVRKISFQVGVERTFPVHSPTIDHIEVVTRGDVRRAKLYYLRNLRGKKAKIKEKRDR; this is translated from the coding sequence ATGCAGATTCTCGACGCCGTCGATGCGGCTTCGCTGCGCAGCGACATCCCCGTCTTCGCCCCCGGCGACACCGTCAAGGTGCACGTCAACATCACCGAGGGCAACCGTTCCCGTATCCAGGTCTTCCAGGGCGTCGTCATCGGCCGCTCGGGAGACGGCGTTCGCGAGACCTTCACGGTCCGCAAGATCAGCTTCCAGGTGGGCGTGGAGCGCACGTTCCCGGTGCACAGCCCGACGATCGACCACATCGAGGTCGTCACCCGTGGCGACGTCCGCCGCGCGAAGCTCTACTACCTGCGGAACCTCCGCGGCAAGAAGGCCAAGATCAAGGAGAAGCGCGACCGCTGA
- the map gene encoding type I methionyl aminopeptidase has product MIELRTPAEIEAMRPAGRFVAETLATLRDETKVGTNLLTIDRRAHDLIRRAGAESCYIDYHPSFGASPFGKVICTSVNDAVLHGLPYDYALRDGDLVTLDFAVAVDGWVADSAVSFIVGTPRDEDLALIDTTQRALDAAIGAATTEGRIGDISHAIAEVAHADGYQINTDFGGHGVGRTMHGDPHVPNDGKPGRGYPLRPGLVLALEPWFLQTTDELVTDPDGWTLRSADGSRGAHAEHTVAITADGPIILTDRSFLGVD; this is encoded by the coding sequence ATGATCGAACTGCGCACTCCCGCCGAGATCGAGGCGATGCGTCCCGCGGGGCGATTCGTCGCAGAGACTCTGGCGACGCTGCGGGACGAGACGAAGGTGGGCACCAATCTGCTGACCATCGATCGCCGTGCGCACGACCTGATCCGGCGGGCAGGCGCTGAATCGTGCTACATCGACTACCACCCCTCGTTCGGCGCGAGCCCCTTCGGAAAGGTGATCTGCACGTCGGTCAACGATGCCGTGCTGCACGGCCTGCCGTACGACTACGCGCTGCGCGACGGCGACCTGGTGACGTTGGACTTCGCCGTCGCCGTCGACGGCTGGGTCGCCGACTCGGCCGTCTCGTTCATCGTCGGGACGCCTCGCGACGAGGACCTCGCCCTCATCGACACGACACAGCGCGCCCTGGATGCCGCGATCGGCGCCGCCACCACGGAGGGGCGGATCGGGGACATCTCGCACGCCATCGCCGAGGTCGCGCACGCCGACGGGTACCAGATCAACACCGACTTCGGCGGCCACGGCGTCGGACGCACGATGCACGGCGACCCGCACGTCCCCAACGACGGCAAGCCGGGTCGCGGCTACCCTCTGCGTCCGGGTCTCGTGCTGGCCCTCGAACCCTGGTTCCTGCAGACCACCGACGAGCTCGTCACCGACCCGGACGGCTGGACGCTGCGCAGCGCCGACGGTTCACGCGGCGCGCACGCCGAGCACACCGTCGCGATCACCGCCGACGGTCCGATCATCCTCACCGATCGTTCGTTCCTCGGCGTCGACTGA
- a CDS encoding ribonuclease HII produces the protein MSVVTPRLTVERRLLREHEIVIACDEVGRGALAGPVAVGAAALGPAAARRRIPEGLRDSKLVAAHRRHDVAARAAAWLDASAVGWASSAEIDEVGIMRALGLAALRALGELRAQGFVPDDAIVILDGNHDYITASGGSGLRVHPIIKADRDCASAAAASVVAKVARDDLMMRLHEEHPVYLWERNKGYASLEHRSAIRSHGLSPHHRASWAIADAPTLF, from the coding sequence ATGAGTGTCGTCACGCCGCGGCTGACCGTCGAGCGGCGCCTGCTGCGCGAACACGAGATCGTCATCGCGTGCGACGAAGTCGGCCGGGGTGCGCTCGCGGGCCCCGTCGCCGTCGGAGCCGCGGCGCTCGGACCGGCGGCGGCCCGACGGCGGATTCCGGAGGGGCTGCGCGATTCGAAGCTCGTGGCCGCGCATCGTCGGCACGATGTCGCCGCACGAGCCGCCGCCTGGCTCGACGCCTCCGCGGTCGGCTGGGCGAGTTCCGCCGAGATCGACGAGGTCGGGATCATGCGGGCGCTGGGCCTGGCGGCCCTGCGTGCACTCGGCGAGCTACGCGCACAGGGCTTCGTCCCCGACGACGCGATCGTCATTCTCGACGGCAATCACGACTACATCACCGCCTCAGGCGGGTCGGGTCTGCGCGTGCATCCGATCATCAAAGCCGACCGCGACTGCGCATCGGCCGCCGCCGCCTCGGTCGTGGCGAAGGTCGCCCGCGACGACCTGATGATGCGCCTGCACGAAGAGCACCCGGTCTATCTCTGGGAGCGCAACAAGGGCTACGCCAGCCTCGAGCACCGCAGCGCGATCCGTTCGCACGGTCTGAGCCCCCATCACCGGGCGTCGTGGGCCATCGCCGACGCTCCCACACTGTTCTGA
- the tsf gene encoding translation elongation factor Ts, with translation MANFTIADIKALREQLGTGMVDTKKALEEADGDLEKAVEILRLKGAKGNAKRADRSTSEGLVAAALNDGKVTILELNTETDFVAKNERFIALADQVLAAAAAVSADSVEAALAADAEGKTVAELISDEAAIIGEKVELRRVRTITGDKFEIYLHKTSKDLPPQVGVVLAYTGDDAETARSIAQHISFANPTYLSREDVPAEEVEKEREIVTEISRNEGKPEAALPKIVEGRVNAFFKQVALLDQDYAKDNKLSVAKVAGDAGITITDFARFKVGA, from the coding sequence ATGGCAAACTTCACCATCGCCGACATCAAGGCCCTGCGCGAGCAGCTCGGCACGGGCATGGTCGACACCAAGAAGGCGCTCGAGGAGGCCGACGGCGACCTCGAGAAGGCCGTCGAGATCCTCCGCCTCAAGGGCGCGAAGGGCAACGCGAAGCGTGCCGACCGCTCCACCAGCGAGGGCCTCGTCGCCGCCGCCCTCAACGACGGCAAGGTCACCATCCTCGAGCTGAACACCGAGACCGACTTCGTCGCCAAGAACGAGCGCTTCATCGCTCTCGCCGACCAGGTGCTCGCGGCCGCCGCCGCCGTCAGCGCCGACTCCGTCGAGGCCGCGCTGGCCGCGGATGCCGAGGGCAAGACGGTTGCCGAGCTCATCTCCGATGAGGCAGCGATCATCGGTGAGAAGGTCGAGCTGCGTCGCGTGCGCACGATCACGGGTGACAAGTTCGAGATCTACCTGCACAAGACGAGCAAGGACCTTCCGCCGCAGGTCGGCGTCGTGCTCGCCTACACCGGTGACGACGCCGAGACCGCGCGCTCGATCGCGCAGCACATCTCGTTCGCCAACCCGACCTACCTCTCGCGCGAGGACGTCCCGGCCGAAGAGGTCGAGAAGGAGCGCGAGATCGTCACGGAGATCTCCCGCAACGAGGGCAAGCCGGAGGCGGCGCTGCCGAAGATCGTCGAAGGCCGCGTGAACGCGTTCTTCAAGCAGGTCGCTCTGCTGGATCAGGACTACGCGAAGGACAACAAGCTGTCCGTCGCCAAGGTCGCCGGCGACGCCGGCATCACGATCACCGACTTCGCCCGCTTCAAGGTCGGCGCGTAA
- the dprA gene encoding DNA-processing protein DprA, with protein sequence MSLVPDAGVSRTALRGLVGDGVSDDEARTAYAAAIWSTLVEPGDGTAGALIAHYGAAEALERAVGEATSGLGGGAGVTEEDVRAARARWLPRRGEVDRVLAAARRAGARLLVPGEEVWPRALDDLGVHAPVCLWARGDVRALSSSATLALVGARAATAYGTHVVTELAADSAARGVVVVSGAAYGIDGAAHRGALRADGTTVAVLAGGVDRPYPAGHDDLIAAIATSGLVLAEVPCGTAPTKWRFLARNRVIAALAGATIVVEAAHRSGALNTAHHAAALGRALGAVPGPVTSAASAGCHRLLREADAVCVTSAADAWELLGISGDTADEPDPGDGGRTDERTRVLDALSGRRARATTEVARLSGLSVAEASGILALLELDGRVERSGDGWRRRSEPRPARLW encoded by the coding sequence ATGAGCCTCGTGCCTGACGCCGGTGTCTCCCGCACAGCCCTTCGCGGGCTGGTCGGTGACGGGGTCTCCGACGACGAGGCGCGCACCGCGTACGCCGCAGCGATCTGGTCGACGCTCGTCGAGCCGGGCGACGGGACGGCCGGTGCGCTGATTGCGCACTACGGTGCCGCCGAGGCGCTGGAGCGTGCCGTGGGCGAAGCCACATCGGGCCTCGGCGGTGGCGCCGGCGTGACCGAGGAGGATGTTCGTGCTGCGCGCGCCCGATGGCTGCCCCGCCGTGGCGAGGTCGACCGTGTGCTGGCAGCCGCTCGCCGAGCGGGAGCTCGGCTCCTCGTGCCGGGCGAGGAGGTCTGGCCGCGCGCGCTCGATGACCTGGGTGTGCACGCACCCGTCTGTCTGTGGGCTCGGGGCGACGTCCGCGCGCTGTCGAGTTCTGCCACGCTGGCGCTCGTCGGCGCGCGGGCCGCGACGGCGTACGGCACGCACGTCGTGACGGAGCTCGCCGCGGACTCTGCGGCGAGGGGGGTCGTCGTGGTCTCCGGGGCGGCCTACGGCATCGACGGAGCGGCACACCGCGGCGCGTTGCGCGCCGACGGCACAACGGTCGCCGTGCTGGCCGGCGGAGTGGACCGGCCCTACCCGGCCGGTCACGATGACCTGATCGCGGCGATCGCGACGTCGGGGCTGGTGCTCGCCGAAGTGCCCTGCGGCACAGCGCCGACCAAGTGGCGCTTCCTCGCGCGCAACAGGGTGATCGCAGCGTTGGCGGGTGCGACGATCGTCGTCGAGGCTGCCCACCGGAGTGGGGCATTGAACACCGCTCACCATGCCGCCGCGCTCGGACGCGCCCTCGGCGCCGTTCCAGGGCCTGTGACCAGCGCCGCATCCGCCGGCTGCCACCGGCTCCTGCGCGAGGCGGACGCGGTCTGTGTGACCTCCGCCGCCGATGCGTGGGAGCTCTTGGGGATCTCTGGCGACACAGCCGACGAGCCTGATCCCGGCGACGGCGGGCGTACCGATGAGCGCACGCGAGTACTGGACGCGCTGAGCGGTCGTCGGGCGCGCGCGACCACGGAGGTCGCGCGCCTGTCGGGCCTCTCCGTCGCTGAGGCGAGCGGGATCCTTGCGCTACTCGAACTGGATGGACGTGTCGAGCGCAGCGGCGACGGATGGCGACGCCGGTCGGAGCCGCGACCCGCGCGACTGTGGTGA
- a CDS encoding YifB family Mg chelatase-like AAA ATPase — MTVGRTWAVVLTGLHGDLIEVEADLSSQTPAFVIIGLADKAIGEAHQRVHNACANSELPLPRRKLTVNLSPANLPKQGSALDVAIAIAALATEHALDRDSLAQTAHIGELGLDGRLRPVPGVLPAVAAAARMGIRKAVVPFANREEAALVEGVEVLGAVSLRDVARWHGLDMDEVPLEPVPHPAAGGARGHADVPDLVDVIGQADAVDALTVAAAGAHHLLMSGPPGAGKTMLARRLPGILPGLDDEDAVQAASLRSLAGEPVDTLCRTPPFEAPHHSASATALIGGGSRAVRPGAIARASGGVLFLDEAGEFAPHALDALRQPLESGMIEIHRAGFRAVFPARFQLVLATNPCPCGNYGVPAAECTCPSLAIRRYLGKLSGPLRDRIDIELGLRRVSSAQPGTAAGATTSAQVREQVGAARERARHRLRSTPWATNAQASGPWLRNGPLAPDADIRRPLDAALQRGSLTLRGYDRVLRVAWSVADLAGHDRLRAADIGRALYLKKGVGL; from the coding sequence ATGACGGTCGGCAGGACGTGGGCGGTGGTGCTGACGGGGCTGCACGGCGATCTCATCGAGGTCGAGGCAGACCTGTCGAGTCAGACGCCGGCCTTCGTCATCATCGGGCTCGCCGACAAGGCGATCGGCGAGGCACATCAACGGGTGCACAACGCCTGCGCCAACAGCGAGCTGCCGCTGCCGCGGCGCAAACTCACCGTCAACCTCTCACCGGCGAATCTTCCCAAACAGGGCTCCGCCCTCGATGTCGCGATCGCGATCGCCGCGCTCGCGACCGAGCACGCCCTCGATCGCGACTCGCTCGCGCAGACGGCGCACATCGGTGAACTCGGACTCGACGGCCGGCTGCGGCCCGTCCCCGGCGTGCTGCCGGCGGTGGCGGCCGCGGCCCGGATGGGGATCCGCAAGGCGGTCGTACCCTTCGCGAACCGGGAGGAGGCCGCCCTCGTCGAAGGAGTCGAGGTTCTGGGGGCCGTCAGCCTCCGCGACGTAGCACGCTGGCACGGCCTCGACATGGACGAGGTGCCACTCGAACCCGTTCCGCACCCGGCTGCGGGCGGCGCTCGTGGCCACGCCGACGTTCCCGATCTCGTCGACGTCATCGGGCAGGCTGACGCCGTCGACGCGCTCACGGTGGCCGCCGCGGGTGCACACCACCTGTTGATGAGCGGCCCGCCCGGAGCCGGCAAGACGATGCTGGCGCGGAGATTGCCCGGCATCCTTCCCGGCCTCGATGACGAGGATGCCGTGCAGGCCGCGTCGCTGCGGTCGCTGGCCGGCGAACCCGTCGACACACTGTGTCGCACGCCTCCCTTCGAGGCACCTCATCACAGCGCGAGCGCGACGGCGTTGATCGGAGGCGGAAGTCGCGCCGTGCGCCCGGGCGCCATCGCCCGCGCGAGCGGGGGCGTCCTCTTTCTCGATGAGGCCGGCGAGTTCGCCCCGCACGCGCTGGACGCGCTGCGCCAACCACTGGAGTCCGGCATGATCGAGATCCACCGGGCCGGCTTCCGTGCGGTGTTTCCGGCGCGGTTCCAGCTGGTTCTCGCAACCAACCCCTGCCCGTGCGGCAACTACGGGGTGCCGGCCGCTGAGTGCACGTGTCCCTCGCTGGCGATCCGGCGCTACCTCGGCAAGCTCTCAGGGCCACTCCGCGACCGCATCGACATCGAACTGGGACTGCGGCGCGTGTCGAGCGCGCAGCCGGGGACGGCGGCCGGGGCCACGACGTCGGCGCAGGTCCGGGAACAGGTCGGTGCCGCGCGCGAGCGCGCCCGCCATCGCCTCCGTTCCACTCCGTGGGCCACGAACGCCCAGGCGTCCGGTCCCTGGCTGCGCAACGGTCCTCTCGCCCCGGATGCTGACATCCGCCGTCCGCTGGACGCTGCTCTGCAACGCGGATCGCTGACACTGCGCGGCTACGACCGCGTGCTGCGAGTGGCTTGGTCGGTCGCTGATCTCGCCGGTCACGATCGGTTGCGCGCGGCCGATATCGGACGGGCGCTGTACCTCAAGAAGGGTGTGGGCTTATGA
- a CDS encoding tyrosine recombinase XerC, whose product MRLSEAADAYTRELSDVRRLSAATVRAYAGDLRDLVAVIGDRDLADVDLEHLREWLWTATRRGDARATLARRTAAVRGFFAWARQTARLEVDPALRLVAPRRGRSLPKVATAPAMTAVLTDAETRAHGGDAIALRDAALVELLYASALRVSELCGTDVDDIDRERRTVRVVGKGSKERVVPYGAPAAHALDAYLARGRSVLVGRGSGTAALFVGARGARLGARSAYDVVSRVVSPTVGQSVGPHTLRHSAATHLLDGGADLRTVQEMLGHASLGTTQIYTHVSAERLAAAYRQAHPRA is encoded by the coding sequence GTGAGACTCTCCGAAGCAGCCGACGCCTACACGCGCGAGCTCTCGGACGTACGGCGGCTGTCCGCGGCGACGGTGCGCGCGTACGCGGGGGATCTGCGCGATCTCGTCGCGGTGATCGGAGACCGCGATCTGGCGGATGTCGATCTGGAGCATCTGCGGGAATGGCTGTGGACCGCGACACGACGCGGCGACGCACGGGCGACACTCGCGCGGCGCACAGCAGCCGTGCGCGGCTTCTTCGCGTGGGCTCGGCAGACGGCGCGCCTCGAGGTCGACCCTGCGCTGCGACTGGTGGCCCCGCGCCGGGGGCGCTCCTTGCCGAAGGTGGCGACCGCGCCCGCCATGACCGCCGTGCTGACGGATGCCGAGACGCGCGCGCACGGCGGCGATGCCATCGCGTTGAGGGACGCCGCGCTCGTCGAACTTCTCTACGCCTCCGCTCTTCGCGTGTCCGAACTCTGCGGGACGGATGTCGACGACATCGATCGCGAGCGCCGCACGGTCCGTGTCGTGGGTAAGGGCAGCAAGGAGCGTGTCGTGCCGTACGGCGCTCCTGCCGCTCACGCTCTCGACGCCTATCTGGCGCGCGGTCGTTCCGTGCTCGTGGGACGCGGCTCCGGAACGGCGGCGCTGTTCGTCGGAGCCCGCGGCGCACGGCTGGGCGCGCGTTCCGCCTACGACGTCGTCTCGCGCGTCGTCTCCCCGACGGTCGGGCAGAGCGTCGGTCCTCACACGCTGCGCCACTCCGCGGCCACTCATCTGCTCGACGGCGGCGCCGACCTGCGCACCGTGCAGGAGATGCTCGGTCATGCCAGCCTCGGAACCACCCAGATCTACACACATGTCTCGGCGGAGCGACTGGCGGCCGCCTACCGGCAGGCGCATCCTCGCGCGTGA
- a CDS encoding DUF2469 family protein, giving the protein MDDEGFDDYDRELELALYKEYRDVVSQFAYVIETERRFYLANDVNVVRRDTEHDFYFEISMTDVWVWDIYRADRFVKSVRVLTFKDVNVEEMQRRDFQLPDELALDS; this is encoded by the coding sequence ATGGACGACGAGGGCTTTGACGACTACGACCGCGAACTCGAGCTGGCGCTGTACAAGGAGTATCGCGATGTCGTGTCGCAGTTCGCTTACGTGATCGAGACGGAGCGACGCTTCTACCTCGCGAACGACGTGAACGTCGTGCGTCGCGACACCGAGCACGACTTCTATTTCGAGATCTCGATGACCGACGTCTGGGTGTGGGACATCTACCGCGCGGACCGCTTCGTGAAGTCGGTGCGCGTGCTCACGTTCAAGGACGTGAACGTCGAGGAGATGCAGCGCAGGGACTTCCAGCTTCCTGACGAGCTCGCCCTCGACTCCTGA
- a CDS encoding peptidoglycan DD-metalloendopeptidase family protein: MLAVTLAVVSGASGAAGADGHELRPASGRAGAASARWSWPVSPPRITVAYRAPAHAYGPGHRGIDLASAVGADVRAPDDGVVAFAGVVVDRPLITIDHGDGLVSTMEPVSAIVPVGTSVQRGEQVGTVATGGHTAPGEIHLGARRDDVYLNPLRLLGEVPRAVLLPCCEPAQQPG; this comes from the coding sequence GTGCTGGCGGTGACCCTCGCCGTCGTCTCCGGTGCATCCGGTGCCGCCGGGGCGGACGGGCATGAGCTGCGTCCGGCGAGTGGGCGCGCCGGCGCGGCGTCTGCGCGGTGGTCGTGGCCGGTCTCGCCGCCGCGCATCACGGTCGCCTACCGAGCGCCCGCTCATGCATACGGCCCCGGACACCGGGGCATCGATCTGGCCAGCGCAGTCGGTGCGGACGTACGGGCTCCCGACGACGGCGTCGTCGCCTTCGCCGGCGTCGTCGTCGATCGACCGCTGATCACGATCGACCACGGCGATGGACTGGTCTCGACGATGGAGCCCGTCAGCGCGATCGTGCCGGTGGGGACGAGTGTGCAACGGGGTGAACAGGTGGGCACCGTGGCGACGGGCGGTCACACGGCGCCCGGCGAGATCCACCTGGGAGCGCGGAGAGACGACGTCTATCTCAATCCGCTGCGGCTGTTGGGCGAGGTGCCGCGGGCCGTACTGCTTCCGTGCTGCGAGCCCGCTCAACAGCCGGGATAG